A genomic region of bacterium (Candidatus Blackallbacteria) CG13_big_fil_rev_8_21_14_2_50_49_14 contains the following coding sequences:
- a CDS encoding DNA-binding response regulator has product MARILVADDDIFILQFIDKILHSSEYETILVQNGEEALRKYYECAPDLVLLDVMMPKKNGLDVCREIREQNALIPILLLTAKQQIENKVAGLESGADDYITKPFDRHELLARIQSALRRQQAIEGKQESPSPEKVSIDLLDLYLNTWQAEYNHTPIKLSRTEFKLLRVFCENPDTVIERQYLLNHVWDYEENSSTRTVDNFIMRVRKKLQTLVQAQGESFPNLETLYGIGYRLNSSQGAGWHAEP; this is encoded by the coding sequence ATGGCTCGAATCCTGGTCGCAGATGATGATATCTTTATTCTTCAGTTTATAGATAAAATTCTGCACAGCTCTGAATACGAAACCATTTTGGTACAAAATGGTGAAGAGGCACTGCGCAAATACTATGAATGCGCCCCTGATCTGGTACTCTTAGACGTGATGATGCCCAAAAAAAATGGACTGGATGTCTGCCGCGAAATTCGTGAGCAGAATGCCTTGATCCCCATTCTGCTGCTCACGGCCAAGCAACAGATCGAAAATAAAGTAGCGGGCCTTGAAAGCGGCGCGGATGACTATATCACCAAACCCTTTGACCGCCATGAACTGCTCGCGCGAATTCAGAGTGCTTTGCGCCGTCAACAGGCGATTGAAGGCAAACAGGAAAGTCCATCCCCCGAAAAAGTTTCGATTGATCTTTTGGATCTCTACCTGAATACCTGGCAGGCCGAATACAACCATACCCCGATCAAACTCTCGCGTACCGAATTCAAACTTTTACGCGTCTTCTGTGAAAACCCAGATACGGTGATTGAACGACAGTATCTGCTCAACCATGTCTGGGATTACGAAGAAAACAGTTCTACCCGTACCGTGGATAATTTTATTATGCGGGTACGCAAAAAACTACAAACCCTTGTTCAGGCCCAAGGCGAAAGTTTTCCCAATCTGGAAACCCTCTATGGCATTGGCTATCGCCTGAACTCATCTCAAGGTGCCGGGTGGCACGCAGAACCCTAA
- a CDS encoding glycogen phosphorylase gives MKKLDCSPLENTAEALETAICHHVRYQLASRMKNLSRGDLYQALSLAVRDRLVERMLDTEDRNQEKQAKRLYYLSMEFLMGQFLENNLYNLDILEPTRAALSNLGVDLREICDYEPDAALGNGGLGRLAACFLDSLASLNLPGYGYGINYEFGLFKQEIHNHCQEERPDHWMEEGTPWEIERRSEACIIPVYGRVEHAADRNGDYNPMWVNWRVLIGVPHDIPIVGYGGQTVNFLRLFSARSSHEFDMKIFNQGDYIRAVEQKISSETITKVLYPSDSIEAGKELRLLQEYFLVACALRDIVNNHLRQHSSLIHLHEKAAIQLNDTHPALAVAELMRLLVDEQQIPWDKAWEITTRTLAYTNHTLMPEALEKWPVSLMAKVLPRHLQLIQEIERRFLTQIHLQWPENPLKWQKVSLFEGEGDYRQVRMAHLAILGSHSVNGVSALHTELIKSQLVPEFYELWPEKFNNKTNGVTPRRWLLKANPLLSTLITEKIGKGWIQNLDQLRQLEPYAADNGFQEEFMRIKRANKSRLARVIEDTTHYLVDPDSLFDIQIKRMHEYKRQLLCLMHVIHEYLTITEEGKDLTVPRTYIFAGKAAPGYWAAKQIIRLINQVAEVVNTDKRVGDQLKLVFIPDYRVSLAEKIIPAADLSEQISTAGKEASGTGNMKFALNGALTIGTLDGANIEIGEEVGEDNIFIFGLKAEEIQALRDQNSYDPWSWYQKPEVQRVVDTFNSTRFCAEEPGLFEWLFESLVTQDTYFHLADFPSYIAAQEKVGQNYLQRSDWAQKAILNVARVGKFSSDRTISEYAKEVWNIQPTV, from the coding sequence ATGAAAAAACTTGATTGCTCTCCCCTTGAAAACACGGCGGAGGCCCTTGAAACCGCGATTTGCCACCATGTGCGCTATCAACTTGCCAGCCGCATGAAAAATCTCTCGCGGGGAGATCTTTACCAGGCCCTGTCTCTGGCCGTACGCGATCGTCTGGTGGAACGCATGCTGGACACCGAAGACCGCAACCAGGAAAAACAAGCCAAACGGCTCTATTATCTTTCAATGGAATTTTTGATGGGCCAGTTTCTTGAGAACAATCTCTACAATCTGGATATTCTCGAACCCACCCGTGCAGCTTTGAGCAATCTGGGCGTAGATCTGCGCGAAATTTGCGATTATGAGCCCGATGCGGCCCTGGGCAACGGGGGCTTGGGGCGTCTGGCCGCTTGTTTTCTCGATTCTTTGGCCAGTCTCAATCTGCCAGGCTATGGCTACGGCATCAATTATGAGTTTGGGCTATTTAAACAGGAAATTCACAACCACTGCCAGGAAGAAAGACCCGATCACTGGATGGAAGAAGGCACCCCCTGGGAAATCGAGCGCCGCAGTGAAGCCTGTATTATTCCGGTTTATGGCCGGGTAGAACACGCTGCCGATCGCAATGGCGATTATAACCCCATGTGGGTCAACTGGCGCGTCTTGATTGGCGTTCCCCACGATATTCCGATTGTGGGCTATGGCGGCCAGACGGTTAATTTCCTGCGTCTCTTCAGCGCCCGCTCTTCGCATGAATTTGATATGAAAATCTTCAACCAGGGCGATTATATCCGGGCCGTGGAACAAAAAATCTCAAGCGAAACCATCACCAAGGTACTCTACCCCTCTGACTCCATTGAAGCGGGCAAAGAGCTGCGTCTGCTGCAGGAATATTTCCTGGTGGCCTGTGCGCTGCGGGATATTGTCAACAACCACCTGCGTCAGCACAGCAGCCTGATTCACCTGCATGAAAAAGCCGCGATTCAGCTCAATGATACCCATCCTGCCCTGGCCGTAGCCGAACTGATGCGTTTGCTGGTCGATGAACAGCAAATTCCCTGGGACAAAGCCTGGGAAATCACCACCCGCACCCTGGCCTATACCAACCACACGCTCATGCCCGAAGCCCTTGAAAAATGGCCGGTTTCGCTGATGGCCAAAGTTTTGCCCCGCCATTTGCAATTGATTCAGGAAATCGAACGCCGCTTTTTAACCCAAATTCATTTACAGTGGCCCGAAAACCCACTCAAATGGCAAAAGGTTTCGCTCTTTGAAGGCGAAGGCGATTACCGCCAGGTGCGCATGGCCCATCTCGCCATTCTGGGTTCTCATTCTGTCAACGGGGTCTCGGCCCTGCATACCGAGCTGATCAAATCCCAGCTGGTGCCTGAGTTTTATGAGCTTTGGCCTGAAAAATTCAATAATAAAACCAATGGCGTCACCCCCCGTCGCTGGCTGCTCAAGGCCAACCCCCTGCTCTCCACCCTGATTACTGAAAAAATCGGCAAGGGCTGGATTCAAAATCTGGATCAACTGCGCCAGCTTGAACCCTATGCGGCTGACAACGGTTTTCAGGAAGAATTCATGCGGATTAAACGCGCCAATAAAAGCCGTTTGGCCCGCGTGATTGAAGATACCACACATTATCTGGTGGATCCTGATTCCCTCTTTGATATTCAAATCAAACGCATGCACGAATACAAGCGCCAGCTGCTCTGCCTGATGCATGTCATTCACGAATACCTGACCATTACCGAAGAAGGCAAAGACCTGACCGTACCCCGCACGTATATTTTCGCGGGCAAAGCCGCTCCTGGCTATTGGGCCGCCAAACAGATCATCCGCCTGATCAACCAGGTAGCCGAAGTGGTCAATACAGATAAACGCGTGGGCGATCAGCTCAAACTGGTTTTTATTCCCGATTACCGCGTTTCACTGGCTGAAAAAATTATTCCCGCCGCCGATTTAAGTGAGCAAATCTCCACCGCTGGCAAAGAGGCCTCGGGCACGGGCAATATGAAATTTGCGCTCAACGGGGCCCTCACGATTGGCACCCTGGACGGTGCCAATATTGAAATTGGCGAAGAAGTGGGCGAAGACAATATCTTTATCTTTGGCCTGAAAGCCGAAGAAATTCAGGCCCTACGTGATCAAAACAGCTATGACCCCTGGAGCTGGTACCAAAAGCCCGAGGTTCAGCGCGTGGTGGACACCTTTAATTCCACCCGTTTCTGTGCTGAAGAACCCGGTCTGTTTGAGTGGCTGTTTGAATCCCTGGTTACCCAGGACACCTATTTCCATCTTGCCGATTTCCCCTCGTATATCGCCGCCCAGGAAAAGGTGGGTCAAAACTACCTTCAGCGCAGTGACTGGGCCCAAAAGGCCATTCTGAACGTG